Proteins from one Capricornis sumatraensis isolate serow.1 chromosome 2, serow.2, whole genome shotgun sequence genomic window:
- the PABPC4 gene encoding polyadenylate-binding protein 4 isoform X2: protein MNAAASSYPMASLYVGDLHSDVTEAMLYEKFSPAGPVLSIRVCRDMITRRSLGYAYVNFQQPADAERALDTMNFDVIKGKPIRIMWSQRDPSLRKSGVGNVFIKNLDKSIDNKALYDTFSAFGNILSCKVVCDENGSKGYAFVHFETQEAADKAIEKMNGMLLNDRKVFVGRFKSRKEREAELGAKAKEFTNVYIKNFGEEVDDENLKELFSQFGKTLSVKVMRDPSGKSKGFGFVSYEKHEDANKAVEEMNGKEITGKVIFVGRAQKKVERQAELKRKFEQLKQERISRYQGVNLYIKNLDDTIDDEKLRKEFSPFGSITSAKVMLEDGRSKGFGFVCFSSPEEATKAVTEMNGRIVGSKPLYVALAQRKEERKAHLTNQYMQRVAGMRALPANAILNQFQPAAGGYFVPAVPQAQGRPPYYTPNQLAQIRPNPRWQQGGRPQGFQGMPSAIRQSGPRPALRHLAPTGSECPDRLAMDFGGAGAAQQGLTDSCQSGGVPTAVQNLAPRAAVAAAAPRAVAPYKYASSVRSPHPAIQPLQAPQPAVHVQGQEPLTASMLAAAPPQEQKQMLGERLFPLIQTMHSNLAGKITGMLLEIDNSELLHMLESPESLRSKVDEAVAVLQAHHAKKEAAQKVGAVAAATS, encoded by the exons atgAACGCTGCGGCCAGCAGCTACCCCATGGCCTCCCTGTACGTGGGTGACCTGCACTCGGACGTCACCGAGGCCATGCTGTACGAAAAGTTCAGTCCTGCGGGGCCTGTGCTGTCCATCCGGGTCTGCCGCGATATGATCACCCGCCGCTCCCTGGGTTATGCCTACGTCAACTTCCAGCAACCGGCTGACG CTGAGCGGGCCTTGGACACCATGAACTTTGATGTAATTAAGGGAAAGCCGATCCGGATCATGTGGTCTCAGAGGGATCCGTCTCTGAGAAAATCTGGTGTGGGAAACGTCTTCATCAAGAACCTGGACAAATCTATAGATAACAAGGCACTTTATGATACTTTTTCTGCTTTTGGGAACATTCTGTCCTGCAAG GTGGTGTGTGATGAGAACGGCTCTAAGGGTTATGCCTTTGTCCACTTCGAGACCCAGGAGGCTGCCGACAAGGCCATCGAGAAGATGAACGGCATGCTCCTCAATGACCGCAAAGT GTTTGTGGGCAGATTCAAGTCTCGAAAAGAGCGGGAAGCTGAACTAGGAGCCAAAGCCAAGGAATTCACCAATGTTTACATCAAAAACTTTGGGGAAGAGGTTGATGATGAGAATCTGAAAGAGCTATTTAGCCAGTTTG GTAAGACCCTAAGTGTCAAGGTGATGAGAGATCCCAGTGGGAAATCCAAAGGCTTTGGCTTTGTGAGTTACGAAAAACACGAGGATGCCAATAAG GCTGTGGaagagatgaatggaaaagaaatcacTGGGAAGGTCATTTTCGTTGGCCGTGCACAAAAGAAAGTGGAGCGGCAGGCCGAGTTAAAGCGAAAATTTGAACAGCTGAAGCAGGAAAGGATTAGTCGCTATCAG GGGGTGAATCTCTACATTAAGAACTTGGATGACACCATCGATGACGAGAAGTTAAGGAAAGAGTTTTCTCCTTTTGGATCAATCACCAGTGCTAAG GTGATGTTGGAGGATGGGAGAAGCAAAGGATTTGGCTTTGTCTGCTTCTCATCCCCTGAGGAGGCAACCAAAGCAGTCACGGAGATGAATGGACGCATCGTGGGCTCCAAGCCACTGTATGTCGCTCTGGCccagagaaaggaggagagaaaggctcACCTGACCAACCAATATATGCAGCGGGTGGCCGGGATGAGGGCACTGCCCGCCAACGCCATCTTAAATCAGTTCCAGCCTGCGGCTGGGGGCTACTTTGTGCCAGCAGTTCCACAG GCTCAGGGAAGACCTCCATATTACACACCTAACCAGTTAGCACAGATAAGGCCTAATCCACGCTGGCAGCAAGGTGGGAGACCTCAAG GCTTCCAAGGAATGCCAAGTGCTATACGCCAGTCTGGGCCTCGTCCAGCTCTTCGCCATCTGGCTCCAACTG GGTCTGAGTGCCCGGACCGCTTGGCTATGGACTTTGGTGGGGCTGGTGCCGCCCAGCAAGGGCTGACTGACAGCTGCCAGTCTGGAG GTGTCCCCACAGCTGTGCAGAACTTAGCGCCTCgtgctgctgttgctgccgcTGCTCCTCGGGCTGTTGCACCTTACAAATATGCCTCCAGCGTCCGCAGTCCTCACCCTGCCATCCAGCCCCTGCAG GCACCCCAGCCTGCGGTCCACGTGCAGGGGCAGGAGCCGCTGACTGCCTCCATGCTGGCTGCAGCACCCCCCCAGGAACAGAAGCAGATGCTGG GTGAACGTCTGTTCCCACTTATCCAGACGATGCACTCGAACCTGGCTGGGAAGATAACTGGGATGCTGCTGGAGATCGACAACTCGGAGCTGCTGCACATGCTGGAGTCCCCCGAGTCTCTCCGCTCCAAG GTGGATGAGGCTGTGGCGGTCCTTCAGGCTCATCATGCCAAGAAAGAAGCTGCTCAGAAGGTGGgcgctgttgctgctgctacctCTTAG
- the PABPC4 gene encoding polyadenylate-binding protein 4 isoform X4: MNAAASSYPMASLYVGDLHSDVTEAMLYEKFSPAGPVLSIRVCRDMITRRSLGYAYVNFQQPADAERALDTMNFDVIKGKPIRIMWSQRDPSLRKSGVGNVFIKNLDKSIDNKALYDTFSAFGNILSCKVVCDENGSKGYAFVHFETQEAADKAIEKMNGMLLNDRKVFVGRFKSRKEREAELGAKAKEFTNVYIKNFGEEVDDENLKELFSQFGKTLSVKVMRDPSGKSKGFGFVSYEKHEDANKAVEEMNGKEITGKVIFVGRAQKKVERQAELKRKFEQLKQERISRYQGVNLYIKNLDDTIDDEKLRKEFSPFGSITSAKVMLEDGRSKGFGFVCFSSPEEATKAVTEMNGRIVGSKPLYVALAQRKEERKAHLTNQYMQRVAGMRALPANAILNQFQPAAGGYFVPAVPQASKECQVLYASLGLVQLFAIWLQLVMLRPLAASLLPLRESGLSARTAWLWTLVGLVPPSKG, translated from the exons atgAACGCTGCGGCCAGCAGCTACCCCATGGCCTCCCTGTACGTGGGTGACCTGCACTCGGACGTCACCGAGGCCATGCTGTACGAAAAGTTCAGTCCTGCGGGGCCTGTGCTGTCCATCCGGGTCTGCCGCGATATGATCACCCGCCGCTCCCTGGGTTATGCCTACGTCAACTTCCAGCAACCGGCTGACG CTGAGCGGGCCTTGGACACCATGAACTTTGATGTAATTAAGGGAAAGCCGATCCGGATCATGTGGTCTCAGAGGGATCCGTCTCTGAGAAAATCTGGTGTGGGAAACGTCTTCATCAAGAACCTGGACAAATCTATAGATAACAAGGCACTTTATGATACTTTTTCTGCTTTTGGGAACATTCTGTCCTGCAAG GTGGTGTGTGATGAGAACGGCTCTAAGGGTTATGCCTTTGTCCACTTCGAGACCCAGGAGGCTGCCGACAAGGCCATCGAGAAGATGAACGGCATGCTCCTCAATGACCGCAAAGT GTTTGTGGGCAGATTCAAGTCTCGAAAAGAGCGGGAAGCTGAACTAGGAGCCAAAGCCAAGGAATTCACCAATGTTTACATCAAAAACTTTGGGGAAGAGGTTGATGATGAGAATCTGAAAGAGCTATTTAGCCAGTTTG GTAAGACCCTAAGTGTCAAGGTGATGAGAGATCCCAGTGGGAAATCCAAAGGCTTTGGCTTTGTGAGTTACGAAAAACACGAGGATGCCAATAAG GCTGTGGaagagatgaatggaaaagaaatcacTGGGAAGGTCATTTTCGTTGGCCGTGCACAAAAGAAAGTGGAGCGGCAGGCCGAGTTAAAGCGAAAATTTGAACAGCTGAAGCAGGAAAGGATTAGTCGCTATCAG GGGGTGAATCTCTACATTAAGAACTTGGATGACACCATCGATGACGAGAAGTTAAGGAAAGAGTTTTCTCCTTTTGGATCAATCACCAGTGCTAAG GTGATGTTGGAGGATGGGAGAAGCAAAGGATTTGGCTTTGTCTGCTTCTCATCCCCTGAGGAGGCAACCAAAGCAGTCACGGAGATGAATGGACGCATCGTGGGCTCCAAGCCACTGTATGTCGCTCTGGCccagagaaaggaggagagaaaggctcACCTGACCAACCAATATATGCAGCGGGTGGCCGGGATGAGGGCACTGCCCGCCAACGCCATCTTAAATCAGTTCCAGCCTGCGGCTGGGGGCTACTTTGTGCCAGCAGTTCCACAG GCTTCCAAGGAATGCCAAGTGCTATACGCCAGTCTGGGCCTCGTCCAGCTCTTCGCCATCTGGCTCCAACTGGTAATGCTCCGGCCTCTCGCGGCCTCCCTACTACCGCTCAGAGAGTCG GGTCTGAGTGCCCGGACCGCTTGGCTATGGACTTTGGTGGGGCTGGTGCCGCCCAGCAAGGGCTGA
- the PABPC4 gene encoding polyadenylate-binding protein 4 isoform X5 yields the protein MNAAASSYPMASLYVGDLHSDVTEAMLYEKFSPAGPVLSIRVCRDMITRRSLGYAYVNFQQPADAERALDTMNFDVIKGKPIRIMWSQRDPSLRKSGVGNVFIKNLDKSIDNKALYDTFSAFGNILSCKVVCDENGSKGYAFVHFETQEAADKAIEKMNGMLLNDRKVFVGRFKSRKEREAELGAKAKEFTNVYIKNFGEEVDDENLKELFSQFGKTLSVKVMRDPSGKSKGFGFVSYEKHEDANKAVEEMNGKEITGKVIFVGRAQKKVERQAELKRKFEQLKQERISRYQGVNLYIKNLDDTIDDEKLRKEFSPFGSITSAKVMLEDGRSKGFGFVCFSSPEEATKAVTEMNGRIVGSKPLYVALAQRKEERKAHLTNQYMQRVAGMRALPANAILNQFQPAAGGYFVPAVPQASKECQVLYASLGLVQLFAIWLQLGLSARTAWLWTLVGLVPPSKG from the exons atgAACGCTGCGGCCAGCAGCTACCCCATGGCCTCCCTGTACGTGGGTGACCTGCACTCGGACGTCACCGAGGCCATGCTGTACGAAAAGTTCAGTCCTGCGGGGCCTGTGCTGTCCATCCGGGTCTGCCGCGATATGATCACCCGCCGCTCCCTGGGTTATGCCTACGTCAACTTCCAGCAACCGGCTGACG CTGAGCGGGCCTTGGACACCATGAACTTTGATGTAATTAAGGGAAAGCCGATCCGGATCATGTGGTCTCAGAGGGATCCGTCTCTGAGAAAATCTGGTGTGGGAAACGTCTTCATCAAGAACCTGGACAAATCTATAGATAACAAGGCACTTTATGATACTTTTTCTGCTTTTGGGAACATTCTGTCCTGCAAG GTGGTGTGTGATGAGAACGGCTCTAAGGGTTATGCCTTTGTCCACTTCGAGACCCAGGAGGCTGCCGACAAGGCCATCGAGAAGATGAACGGCATGCTCCTCAATGACCGCAAAGT GTTTGTGGGCAGATTCAAGTCTCGAAAAGAGCGGGAAGCTGAACTAGGAGCCAAAGCCAAGGAATTCACCAATGTTTACATCAAAAACTTTGGGGAAGAGGTTGATGATGAGAATCTGAAAGAGCTATTTAGCCAGTTTG GTAAGACCCTAAGTGTCAAGGTGATGAGAGATCCCAGTGGGAAATCCAAAGGCTTTGGCTTTGTGAGTTACGAAAAACACGAGGATGCCAATAAG GCTGTGGaagagatgaatggaaaagaaatcacTGGGAAGGTCATTTTCGTTGGCCGTGCACAAAAGAAAGTGGAGCGGCAGGCCGAGTTAAAGCGAAAATTTGAACAGCTGAAGCAGGAAAGGATTAGTCGCTATCAG GGGGTGAATCTCTACATTAAGAACTTGGATGACACCATCGATGACGAGAAGTTAAGGAAAGAGTTTTCTCCTTTTGGATCAATCACCAGTGCTAAG GTGATGTTGGAGGATGGGAGAAGCAAAGGATTTGGCTTTGTCTGCTTCTCATCCCCTGAGGAGGCAACCAAAGCAGTCACGGAGATGAATGGACGCATCGTGGGCTCCAAGCCACTGTATGTCGCTCTGGCccagagaaaggaggagagaaaggctcACCTGACCAACCAATATATGCAGCGGGTGGCCGGGATGAGGGCACTGCCCGCCAACGCCATCTTAAATCAGTTCCAGCCTGCGGCTGGGGGCTACTTTGTGCCAGCAGTTCCACAG GCTTCCAAGGAATGCCAAGTGCTATACGCCAGTCTGGGCCTCGTCCAGCTCTTCGCCATCTGGCTCCAACTG GGTCTGAGTGCCCGGACCGCTTGGCTATGGACTTTGGTGGGGCTGGTGCCGCCCAGCAAGGGCTGA
- the PABPC4 gene encoding polyadenylate-binding protein 4 isoform X3 — protein sequence MNAAASSYPMASLYVGDLHSDVTEAMLYEKFSPAGPVLSIRVCRDMITRRSLGYAYVNFQQPADAERALDTMNFDVIKGKPIRIMWSQRDPSLRKSGVGNVFIKNLDKSIDNKALYDTFSAFGNILSCKVVCDENGSKGYAFVHFETQEAADKAIEKMNGMLLNDRKVFVGRFKSRKEREAELGAKAKEFTNVYIKNFGEEVDDENLKELFSQFGKTLSVKVMRDPSGKSKGFGFVSYEKHEDANKAVEEMNGKEITGKVIFVGRAQKKVERQAELKRKFEQLKQERISRYQGVNLYIKNLDDTIDDEKLRKEFSPFGSITSAKVMLEDGRSKGFGFVCFSSPEEATKAVTEMNGRIVGSKPLYVALAQRKEERKAHLTNQYMQRVAGMRALPANAILNQFQPAAGGYFVPAVPQAQGRPPYYTPNQLAQIRPNPRWQQGGRPQGFQGMPSAIRQSGPRPALRHLAPTGNAPASRGLPTTAQRVGVPTAVQNLAPRAAVAAAAPRAVAPYKYASSVRSPHPAIQPLQAPQPAVHVQGQEPLTASMLAAAPPQEQKQMLGERLFPLIQTMHSNLAGKITGMLLEIDNSELLHMLESPESLRSKVDEAVAVLQAHHAKKEAAQKVGAVAAATS from the exons atgAACGCTGCGGCCAGCAGCTACCCCATGGCCTCCCTGTACGTGGGTGACCTGCACTCGGACGTCACCGAGGCCATGCTGTACGAAAAGTTCAGTCCTGCGGGGCCTGTGCTGTCCATCCGGGTCTGCCGCGATATGATCACCCGCCGCTCCCTGGGTTATGCCTACGTCAACTTCCAGCAACCGGCTGACG CTGAGCGGGCCTTGGACACCATGAACTTTGATGTAATTAAGGGAAAGCCGATCCGGATCATGTGGTCTCAGAGGGATCCGTCTCTGAGAAAATCTGGTGTGGGAAACGTCTTCATCAAGAACCTGGACAAATCTATAGATAACAAGGCACTTTATGATACTTTTTCTGCTTTTGGGAACATTCTGTCCTGCAAG GTGGTGTGTGATGAGAACGGCTCTAAGGGTTATGCCTTTGTCCACTTCGAGACCCAGGAGGCTGCCGACAAGGCCATCGAGAAGATGAACGGCATGCTCCTCAATGACCGCAAAGT GTTTGTGGGCAGATTCAAGTCTCGAAAAGAGCGGGAAGCTGAACTAGGAGCCAAAGCCAAGGAATTCACCAATGTTTACATCAAAAACTTTGGGGAAGAGGTTGATGATGAGAATCTGAAAGAGCTATTTAGCCAGTTTG GTAAGACCCTAAGTGTCAAGGTGATGAGAGATCCCAGTGGGAAATCCAAAGGCTTTGGCTTTGTGAGTTACGAAAAACACGAGGATGCCAATAAG GCTGTGGaagagatgaatggaaaagaaatcacTGGGAAGGTCATTTTCGTTGGCCGTGCACAAAAGAAAGTGGAGCGGCAGGCCGAGTTAAAGCGAAAATTTGAACAGCTGAAGCAGGAAAGGATTAGTCGCTATCAG GGGGTGAATCTCTACATTAAGAACTTGGATGACACCATCGATGACGAGAAGTTAAGGAAAGAGTTTTCTCCTTTTGGATCAATCACCAGTGCTAAG GTGATGTTGGAGGATGGGAGAAGCAAAGGATTTGGCTTTGTCTGCTTCTCATCCCCTGAGGAGGCAACCAAAGCAGTCACGGAGATGAATGGACGCATCGTGGGCTCCAAGCCACTGTATGTCGCTCTGGCccagagaaaggaggagagaaaggctcACCTGACCAACCAATATATGCAGCGGGTGGCCGGGATGAGGGCACTGCCCGCCAACGCCATCTTAAATCAGTTCCAGCCTGCGGCTGGGGGCTACTTTGTGCCAGCAGTTCCACAG GCTCAGGGAAGACCTCCATATTACACACCTAACCAGTTAGCACAGATAAGGCCTAATCCACGCTGGCAGCAAGGTGGGAGACCTCAAG GCTTCCAAGGAATGCCAAGTGCTATACGCCAGTCTGGGCCTCGTCCAGCTCTTCGCCATCTGGCTCCAACTGGTAATGCTCCGGCCTCTCGCGGCCTCCCTACTACCGCTCAGAGAGTCG GTGTCCCCACAGCTGTGCAGAACTTAGCGCCTCgtgctgctgttgctgccgcTGCTCCTCGGGCTGTTGCACCTTACAAATATGCCTCCAGCGTCCGCAGTCCTCACCCTGCCATCCAGCCCCTGCAG GCACCCCAGCCTGCGGTCCACGTGCAGGGGCAGGAGCCGCTGACTGCCTCCATGCTGGCTGCAGCACCCCCCCAGGAACAGAAGCAGATGCTGG GTGAACGTCTGTTCCCACTTATCCAGACGATGCACTCGAACCTGGCTGGGAAGATAACTGGGATGCTGCTGGAGATCGACAACTCGGAGCTGCTGCACATGCTGGAGTCCCCCGAGTCTCTCCGCTCCAAG GTGGATGAGGCTGTGGCGGTCCTTCAGGCTCATCATGCCAAGAAAGAAGCTGCTCAGAAGGTGGgcgctgttgctgctgctacctCTTAG
- the PABPC4 gene encoding polyadenylate-binding protein 4 isoform X1 — protein sequence MNAAASSYPMASLYVGDLHSDVTEAMLYEKFSPAGPVLSIRVCRDMITRRSLGYAYVNFQQPADAERALDTMNFDVIKGKPIRIMWSQRDPSLRKSGVGNVFIKNLDKSIDNKALYDTFSAFGNILSCKVVCDENGSKGYAFVHFETQEAADKAIEKMNGMLLNDRKVFVGRFKSRKEREAELGAKAKEFTNVYIKNFGEEVDDENLKELFSQFGKTLSVKVMRDPSGKSKGFGFVSYEKHEDANKAVEEMNGKEITGKVIFVGRAQKKVERQAELKRKFEQLKQERISRYQGVNLYIKNLDDTIDDEKLRKEFSPFGSITSAKVMLEDGRSKGFGFVCFSSPEEATKAVTEMNGRIVGSKPLYVALAQRKEERKAHLTNQYMQRVAGMRALPANAILNQFQPAAGGYFVPAVPQAQGRPPYYTPNQLAQIRPNPRWQQGGRPQGFQGMPSAIRQSGPRPALRHLAPTGNAPASRGLPTTAQRVGSECPDRLAMDFGGAGAAQQGLTDSCQSGGVPTAVQNLAPRAAVAAAAPRAVAPYKYASSVRSPHPAIQPLQAPQPAVHVQGQEPLTASMLAAAPPQEQKQMLGERLFPLIQTMHSNLAGKITGMLLEIDNSELLHMLESPESLRSKVDEAVAVLQAHHAKKEAAQKVGAVAAATS from the exons atgAACGCTGCGGCCAGCAGCTACCCCATGGCCTCCCTGTACGTGGGTGACCTGCACTCGGACGTCACCGAGGCCATGCTGTACGAAAAGTTCAGTCCTGCGGGGCCTGTGCTGTCCATCCGGGTCTGCCGCGATATGATCACCCGCCGCTCCCTGGGTTATGCCTACGTCAACTTCCAGCAACCGGCTGACG CTGAGCGGGCCTTGGACACCATGAACTTTGATGTAATTAAGGGAAAGCCGATCCGGATCATGTGGTCTCAGAGGGATCCGTCTCTGAGAAAATCTGGTGTGGGAAACGTCTTCATCAAGAACCTGGACAAATCTATAGATAACAAGGCACTTTATGATACTTTTTCTGCTTTTGGGAACATTCTGTCCTGCAAG GTGGTGTGTGATGAGAACGGCTCTAAGGGTTATGCCTTTGTCCACTTCGAGACCCAGGAGGCTGCCGACAAGGCCATCGAGAAGATGAACGGCATGCTCCTCAATGACCGCAAAGT GTTTGTGGGCAGATTCAAGTCTCGAAAAGAGCGGGAAGCTGAACTAGGAGCCAAAGCCAAGGAATTCACCAATGTTTACATCAAAAACTTTGGGGAAGAGGTTGATGATGAGAATCTGAAAGAGCTATTTAGCCAGTTTG GTAAGACCCTAAGTGTCAAGGTGATGAGAGATCCCAGTGGGAAATCCAAAGGCTTTGGCTTTGTGAGTTACGAAAAACACGAGGATGCCAATAAG GCTGTGGaagagatgaatggaaaagaaatcacTGGGAAGGTCATTTTCGTTGGCCGTGCACAAAAGAAAGTGGAGCGGCAGGCCGAGTTAAAGCGAAAATTTGAACAGCTGAAGCAGGAAAGGATTAGTCGCTATCAG GGGGTGAATCTCTACATTAAGAACTTGGATGACACCATCGATGACGAGAAGTTAAGGAAAGAGTTTTCTCCTTTTGGATCAATCACCAGTGCTAAG GTGATGTTGGAGGATGGGAGAAGCAAAGGATTTGGCTTTGTCTGCTTCTCATCCCCTGAGGAGGCAACCAAAGCAGTCACGGAGATGAATGGACGCATCGTGGGCTCCAAGCCACTGTATGTCGCTCTGGCccagagaaaggaggagagaaaggctcACCTGACCAACCAATATATGCAGCGGGTGGCCGGGATGAGGGCACTGCCCGCCAACGCCATCTTAAATCAGTTCCAGCCTGCGGCTGGGGGCTACTTTGTGCCAGCAGTTCCACAG GCTCAGGGAAGACCTCCATATTACACACCTAACCAGTTAGCACAGATAAGGCCTAATCCACGCTGGCAGCAAGGTGGGAGACCTCAAG GCTTCCAAGGAATGCCAAGTGCTATACGCCAGTCTGGGCCTCGTCCAGCTCTTCGCCATCTGGCTCCAACTGGTAATGCTCCGGCCTCTCGCGGCCTCCCTACTACCGCTCAGAGAGTCG GGTCTGAGTGCCCGGACCGCTTGGCTATGGACTTTGGTGGGGCTGGTGCCGCCCAGCAAGGGCTGACTGACAGCTGCCAGTCTGGAG GTGTCCCCACAGCTGTGCAGAACTTAGCGCCTCgtgctgctgttgctgccgcTGCTCCTCGGGCTGTTGCACCTTACAAATATGCCTCCAGCGTCCGCAGTCCTCACCCTGCCATCCAGCCCCTGCAG GCACCCCAGCCTGCGGTCCACGTGCAGGGGCAGGAGCCGCTGACTGCCTCCATGCTGGCTGCAGCACCCCCCCAGGAACAGAAGCAGATGCTGG GTGAACGTCTGTTCCCACTTATCCAGACGATGCACTCGAACCTGGCTGGGAAGATAACTGGGATGCTGCTGGAGATCGACAACTCGGAGCTGCTGCACATGCTGGAGTCCCCCGAGTCTCTCCGCTCCAAG GTGGATGAGGCTGTGGCGGTCCTTCAGGCTCATCATGCCAAGAAAGAAGCTGCTCAGAAGGTGGgcgctgttgctgctgctacctCTTAG